A genomic stretch from Thermonema lapsum includes:
- a CDS encoding DUF6728 family protein: MWSKLKHFFQLGEVAAYFIRVFRPHDPKYPTSFNLRMMHGINRISIIMFLVCLVVIFLRKCVL, encoded by the coding sequence ATGTGGAGTAAATTAAAGCATTTCTTTCAACTCGGAGAGGTAGCCGCCTATTTCATTCGTGTATTTCGCCCTCATGACCCTAAATACCCTACCAGCTTTAACCTACGCATGATGCACGGCATCAACCGTATTTCTATCATCATGTTTTTGGTTTGTTTGGTGGTGATTTTTCTGCGCAAATGCGTGTTGTAA
- a CDS encoding complex I subunit 4 family protein translates to MLTILLLIPLVVLILLGVTSREHYRLQRLLVLVGVLMQMSVALFLYVHYPASGNGKTLAFEEQYEWFRMQAGDWGIIRADYHVGLDGLSLSMLILTAVVFLLASVASWQVKEKSKGYYALFALLMLSVPACFVVRDYLVFYVFFEFMLLPMYFLIGLWGGERREYAAIKFFIYTLIGSLFILIVFIGGLVYTFDPVATAMEAGLITSPDDYSPSLLDKVQAVVRQQPEAVVHRFDIALLSMPEAYIEGSVLSVGHSLRLWAFWLLVIGFLIKLPAVPFHTWLPDAHVEAPTPISVILAGVLLKVGGYGLFRFAIPMFPDLWQANSEWMAGIAAVSIIYGAMNALAMDDLKKMIAYASVSHMGYVLLGAASMTEEGLQGAIFQMMSHGVLSSGLFLLAGVLYDRTHDRLISHYGGLWQRMPRFSVFSFLVMFASLGMPLFSAFIGEVFTLLGGLRSAWVHKGWVAAAALGIVLSAAYFLWCLRRMFMGEYWLARPEYDKQLTDLSKREFFLLGLCVVLSVFWGIYPAVLFDMAQDSVEMLLRLIG, encoded by the coding sequence ATGCTCACGATACTTTTACTTATTCCGTTGGTAGTTTTGATTCTTTTGGGTGTTACCAGTCGCGAGCACTACCGTCTGCAACGCCTCTTGGTGCTCGTAGGGGTACTTATGCAAATGAGCGTTGCTCTTTTTTTATATGTTCATTACCCAGCATCAGGCAATGGCAAAACGCTCGCCTTTGAAGAACAATATGAATGGTTTCGAATGCAAGCTGGTGATTGGGGGATTATCCGCGCCGACTACCACGTAGGGCTCGACGGACTGAGCCTCAGCATGCTTATACTCACTGCAGTAGTGTTTTTGCTGGCATCGGTAGCCTCTTGGCAGGTGAAGGAAAAAAGCAAAGGATACTATGCCCTGTTTGCATTGCTGATGCTGAGCGTGCCGGCATGCTTCGTAGTACGTGATTATCTGGTGTTTTACGTCTTTTTTGAGTTCATGCTGCTGCCCATGTATTTTCTTATTGGGCTTTGGGGGGGGGAAAGGCGTGAGTATGCCGCTATCAAATTTTTTATTTACACACTCATAGGCTCTTTATTTATTCTCATTGTGTTTATCGGTGGCTTGGTTTATACCTTTGACCCAGTAGCTACCGCCATGGAAGCAGGACTTATTACCTCACCCGACGATTACAGTCCGTCGTTGCTTGACAAAGTGCAGGCGGTCGTGCGGCAGCAGCCCGAAGCCGTGGTGCATCGTTTCGACATTGCGCTGTTGTCCATGCCAGAGGCTTACATTGAAGGTAGTGTGTTGTCGGTGGGGCACTCCCTTCGTTTGTGGGCTTTTTGGCTACTGGTTATCGGTTTTTTGATTAAGCTACCGGCAGTTCCTTTTCACACTTGGCTGCCCGATGCACACGTAGAAGCACCCACTCCTATCTCTGTCATATTGGCGGGGGTGTTGTTGAAAGTGGGCGGTTATGGTCTTTTTCGATTTGCCATACCGATGTTTCCGGACTTGTGGCAGGCAAACAGTGAGTGGATGGCAGGCATTGCGGCAGTATCCATCATTTATGGTGCTATGAACGCCTTGGCTATGGATGATTTGAAGAAAATGATTGCTTATGCCTCGGTGTCTCATATGGGGTATGTGTTGTTGGGCGCCGCCTCGATGACCGAAGAGGGTTTGCAAGGGGCTATCTTTCAAATGATGAGCCATGGCGTGCTCTCTTCCGGTTTGTTTTTGTTGGCAGGTGTATTGTATGACCGCACCCATGACCGTCTTATTTCTCACTATGGGGGCTTGTGGCAACGCATGCCGCGCTTTAGTGTGTTTAGTTTCCTTGTTATGTTTGCTTCTTTGGGAATGCCTCTGTTTTCGGCTTTCATAGGCGAAGTATTCACCCTGCTGGGAGGGTTACGTTCGGCATGGGTGCACAAAGGCTGGGTAGCCGCAGCTGCCTTAGGTATCGTCCTTAGTGCAGCCTACTTTTTATGGTGCCTGCGCCGTATGTTTATGGGAGAATATTGGCTCGCACGTCCGGAGTACGACAAGCAACTGACAGACCTGAGCAAGCGGGAGTTTTTTCTATTGGGCTTGTGTGTAGTGCTTAGTGTATTTTGGGGGATTTATCCGGCTGTGCTGTTCGATATGGCGCAAGACAGTGTAGAGATGTTGCTGCGGCTCATAGGTTAA
- a CDS encoding c-type cytochrome, with protein MRLLNKPNRLMLKGICYASIFLIVMLFSSPAWAQEAAPQDNASPQAVPGLDMSEATIAKGKELFVGRCQSCHAVTEQVVIGPGLKGVLERRELPWLLKWIRNSQALIQSGDPIAVQVYNEYNQTQMTSFLDLSDDDIKAILAYVKSAENQQQQAAAEVTAQTGGSEAAQASSGINQSYLVAILIGLVIVLVLVLAVLLLIVSLLTRFLKSQNLPEEDLEVVNEKIDLTAPFRSKAFLTMVGVFFLLVVAKAGIDSLMDVGVQTGYAPTQPIAFSHKLHAGKYQIDCQYCHTGVRKGKSANIPSANICMNCHGEIKRGSPEIQKIYAAIEKNEPIKWVRVHNLQDFVYFNHAQHVQVGQIECQQCHGEVEKMEVVQQRSPLTMGWCIDCHRKTVVKAEGNDYYDRLLQFHKNNAGKKPMTVEDIGGLECSKCHY; from the coding sequence ATGCGCTTACTGAACAAACCTAACAGACTGATGCTCAAAGGCATCTGTTATGCAAGCATCTTCTTAATAGTGATGCTTTTTTCGAGTCCCGCTTGGGCTCAGGAAGCCGCCCCGCAGGACAATGCCTCTCCACAAGCAGTACCCGGTTTGGATATGAGCGAGGCGACGATTGCCAAAGGGAAAGAACTCTTTGTCGGTCGTTGTCAATCATGCCACGCCGTTACCGAACAAGTAGTCATTGGTCCCGGTTTGAAAGGCGTTTTGGAACGTCGAGAATTACCTTGGTTGTTGAAATGGATTCGCAACTCGCAGGCGCTTATTCAAAGTGGTGACCCCATAGCCGTGCAGGTTTATAATGAGTACAACCAAACCCAGATGACTTCTTTTCTGGACCTCAGCGACGACGACATCAAAGCCATCTTGGCTTATGTGAAGTCGGCTGAGAATCAACAACAGCAAGCGGCTGCCGAGGTTACTGCTCAAACCGGTGGAAGCGAAGCAGCACAGGCAAGCAGCGGCATCAATCAGTCTTACCTGGTAGCTATTTTGATAGGTTTGGTGATTGTTTTGGTTTTGGTGCTGGCGGTACTGTTGTTGATTGTTTCGCTACTGACCCGTTTCTTGAAAAGCCAAAACTTGCCCGAGGAAGACTTAGAGGTAGTCAATGAGAAAATAGACCTAACCGCACCTTTCCGCAGCAAGGCATTCCTTACTATGGTAGGTGTATTTTTCTTATTGGTGGTTGCCAAAGCAGGCATAGACAGCCTTATGGATGTAGGCGTGCAAACCGGTTATGCACCCACTCAACCCATTGCCTTCTCGCATAAATTGCACGCTGGCAAGTACCAAATCGATTGCCAATATTGTCATACAGGCGTGCGGAAAGGTAAGTCTGCCAATATCCCTTCTGCCAACATTTGCATGAATTGTCATGGCGAAATCAAGCGTGGTTCGCCTGAAATACAAAAAATATACGCCGCTATTGAGAAGAACGAGCCTATCAAGTGGGTGCGCGTGCACAACTTGCAGGATTTCGTTTACTTCAACCACGCTCAGCACGTGCAAGTAGGACAAATCGAATGTCAGCAGTGCCATGGCGAAGTTGAGAAAATGGAAGTAGTGCAACAGCGTTCCCCCTTGACTATGGGCTGGTGTATCGATTGTCATCGCAAGACTGTAGTGAAAGCCGAAGGCAACGATTACTATGACCGCCTACTGCAATTCCACAAGAACAATGCAGGCAAAAAGCCGATGACCGTAGAAGATATTGGCGGTCTTGAATGCTCTAAGTGTCACTATTAA
- a CDS encoding TAT-variant-translocated molybdopterin oxidoreductase: MKEKQKIYWKGLEELTNDTDFVKKSQDEFPEFPTAEELTTSRRDFLKFMGFSLAAASLAACEAPVKKAIPYLNKPEEIDPSIPNYYASTYAQDGEYCSILVKTREGRPIKIEGNELSSITKGGTSARVQASVLGLYDLARLKGFKENGKDADMAAVDRKIIDALKQAAQSGKPAYIVSNTVMSPSTKAVIAKFIEKYPFFRHVSYDAVSAYGILKANERSFGKYALPAYDFSKAEVIVSVGADFLGTWLSPIEHARQYAQTRKLGGDKKTMSRHYQFETILSLTGANADYRSRIRPSQEGLVVAALYNGVAKAVGAPTVAAPAINVPHIDKAVKDLLSAKGKSLVVAGSNDPDVQVLVNAINYLLENYGNTLDLSRPSFVRQGNDEDFLRFVEDAKKGNVSAVIFYNANPVYDHAKGAELAKALPQIALTVSTADREDETASLCRFITPDHHYLEAWNDAEPRAGFYSLAQPTIMPLFKTRQAQDSFLTWAEEGISFYEFLRGYWRKNMFKGEGSFEDFWTKVVHDGVYEPAKEPVAEKIAFAADVQEIGSSVARRYIANNKNVELVLYQKVGIGSGAMANNPWLQELPDPITKATWDNYVCVSKSYAEQENLKQGDVVKVTANGYSVELPVLIQPGQAPGTIAIALGYGRTKAGNCANNIGKNAYPFVGVVEGALVYAQRQVTIEKTGATYQIAQTQTHHTIMARPIVQEATLKEYQKDPAAGRFFPAITIEGEKVNVNRTIPENKAEELNPRLITLWKGHEKTAYRKNHWWGMVIDLNSCIGCSACLIGCQTENNVPVVGKDEIINRREMHWIRIDRYYSFDESIDTEDKSYANYQKMEDPADDPEVVFQPMMCQHCNNAPCETVCPVVATTHSSEGLNQMTYNRCIGTRYCANNCPYKVRRFNWFNYTNDERFQEVNYMSQTDLGRMVLNPDVTVRSRGVMEKCSLCVQRIQLAKLEAKREGRKLRDGEAKTACQQACPTDAIVFGDMNDPESRIYKLLNLKEFDNGDIKITEPRAFQVLEEYNVRPNVTYLTKIRNKD; this comes from the coding sequence ATGAAAGAAAAACAAAAGATATATTGGAAAGGGCTGGAAGAGTTGACCAACGACACCGACTTCGTGAAGAAGTCGCAGGACGAATTCCCTGAGTTCCCTACTGCCGAAGAACTGACTACCAGCCGCCGCGACTTTCTGAAATTCATGGGATTTAGTTTAGCAGCTGCCTCTTTGGCTGCTTGCGAAGCGCCCGTGAAAAAAGCCATTCCTTATTTGAATAAACCCGAAGAGATTGACCCCAGCATTCCTAACTACTACGCATCGACTTATGCGCAAGATGGCGAATACTGCAGCATCTTGGTGAAGACTCGCGAGGGGCGCCCCATCAAAATCGAAGGCAACGAGCTTTCCTCCATCACTAAGGGAGGAACCAGCGCCCGTGTGCAAGCTTCTGTACTGGGTTTATATGACCTTGCCCGTTTGAAGGGCTTTAAGGAAAACGGCAAAGATGCCGACATGGCTGCCGTAGACCGAAAAATCATCGACGCTTTGAAACAGGCAGCTCAAAGCGGCAAGCCTGCTTACATCGTAAGCAACACCGTGATGAGCCCCTCAACCAAAGCCGTGATTGCCAAGTTCATTGAGAAGTATCCTTTCTTCCGCCATGTGAGCTACGATGCCGTGTCGGCTTATGGTATTCTGAAAGCCAACGAGCGCTCATTTGGCAAATATGCGCTTCCTGCTTACGACTTCAGCAAAGCAGAAGTAATTGTAAGCGTAGGTGCTGACTTCTTGGGCACTTGGTTGTCGCCTATTGAGCACGCACGCCAATATGCGCAAACCCGTAAGCTGGGAGGCGACAAGAAAACCATGTCGCGCCATTATCAGTTTGAAACTATTCTGTCGCTGACTGGCGCCAATGCCGACTATCGCAGTCGCATCCGTCCTTCACAAGAAGGCTTGGTAGTAGCAGCTCTTTACAATGGCGTAGCCAAAGCCGTAGGGGCACCCACCGTAGCGGCTCCTGCTATCAATGTGCCGCATATCGACAAAGCCGTCAAAGACCTCTTGTCTGCCAAAGGCAAGTCTTTGGTGGTAGCCGGCTCCAATGACCCGGATGTGCAAGTGCTGGTGAATGCTATCAACTATTTATTAGAAAACTACGGAAACACCCTCGACCTGAGCCGTCCTTCTTTTGTGAGACAAGGCAACGACGAGGACTTCCTGCGTTTTGTAGAAGATGCCAAGAAAGGCAATGTTTCGGCAGTCATCTTCTACAATGCCAATCCCGTATATGACCATGCAAAGGGAGCCGAGCTGGCAAAAGCATTGCCCCAAATTGCTTTGACTGTATCAACGGCTGACCGTGAAGATGAAACCGCTTCTTTGTGTCGTTTCATCACCCCCGACCATCATTATCTGGAAGCATGGAACGACGCAGAACCGCGTGCCGGCTTCTATAGCTTGGCTCAGCCTACCATCATGCCGCTCTTTAAGACCCGTCAGGCACAAGACAGCTTCTTGACTTGGGCAGAAGAGGGCATCTCCTTCTACGAATTCCTGCGCGGCTACTGGCGCAAAAATATGTTCAAAGGCGAAGGCTCTTTCGAAGACTTCTGGACTAAGGTCGTACACGACGGTGTGTATGAGCCTGCTAAAGAGCCTGTTGCCGAAAAAATCGCTTTTGCTGCCGATGTGCAAGAAATCGGAAGTAGCGTAGCTCGCCGCTATATTGCCAACAACAAGAATGTAGAGCTGGTACTTTACCAAAAAGTAGGTATAGGCAGTGGTGCCATGGCAAACAACCCTTGGTTGCAAGAACTGCCTGACCCCATCACCAAAGCTACGTGGGATAACTACGTGTGTGTATCGAAGAGCTATGCCGAGCAAGAGAATCTGAAACAGGGCGATGTGGTGAAGGTAACTGCCAATGGTTATAGCGTAGAACTGCCTGTATTGATTCAGCCCGGACAAGCCCCCGGTACCATCGCCATCGCTTTGGGTTATGGACGCACCAAAGCAGGTAATTGTGCCAACAACATCGGTAAGAATGCTTATCCTTTTGTGGGGGTTGTCGAAGGGGCTTTGGTTTATGCGCAGCGTCAAGTGACGATTGAAAAAACTGGTGCTACTTACCAGATTGCACAAACGCAAACGCACCACACCATTATGGCGCGTCCGATTGTGCAAGAGGCTACCTTGAAAGAATACCAAAAAGACCCAGCAGCTGGTCGCTTCTTCCCGGCTATTACTATAGAAGGGGAGAAAGTCAATGTGAACCGCACCATTCCCGAAAACAAAGCAGAAGAATTGAACCCCCGCCTTATCACTTTGTGGAAAGGGCATGAAAAGACTGCCTACCGCAAGAATCACTGGTGGGGTATGGTCATCGACCTCAACTCCTGCATTGGTTGTAGTGCCTGCTTGATTGGCTGCCAAACCGAAAACAACGTGCCGGTGGTGGGCAAGGATGAAATCATCAACCGCCGCGAGATGCACTGGATTCGTATAGACCGCTATTACAGCTTCGATGAAAGCATCGATACCGAAGATAAAAGCTATGCCAACTATCAAAAGATGGAAGACCCAGCAGACGATCCAGAAGTGGTCTTCCAGCCTATGATGTGTCAGCATTGCAACAACGCGCCCTGCGAGACGGTGTGTCCGGTAGTGGCTACTACGCACAGCTCGGAAGGTCTCAACCAGATGACTTACAACCGTTGCATCGGTACGCGCTATTGCGCCAACAACTGTCCGTACAAAGTGCGCCGCTTCAACTGGTTCAACTACACCAACGACGAGCGTTTCCAAGAGGTGAACTATATGTCGCAAACCGACTTGGGTCGCATGGTGTTGAACCCCGATGTAACCGTGCGCTCTCGTGGTGTGATGGAAAAATGCTCGCTTTGTGTGCAGCGTATCCAGTTGGCTAAGCTGGAAGCCAAGCGTGAAGGACGCAAGCTGCGTGACGGCGAAGCCAAAACCGCTTGCCAGCAGGCTTGTCCTACCGACGCCATCGTCTTCGGTGATATGAACGACCCCGAAAGCCGTATCTACAAACTCTTGAACTTGAAAGAGTTTGATAACGGCGACATTAAAATTACCGAGCCGCGTGCTTTCCAAGTATTGGAAGAGTACAATGTGCGTCCGAACGTGACTTACTTAACTAAAATTCGTAACAAAGACTAA
- the nrfD gene encoding NrfD/PsrC family molybdoenzyme membrane anchor subunit produces the protein MQVTSPIREPLVTGHKTMHDITEDICRRVEEKPSKAWLAAFGVSLMMLIVGGYAAASTWWYGIGMWGLNKTVGWAWDITNFVWWVGIGHAGTLISAILLLFRQKWRTSINRAAEAMTIFAVICAGTFILMHMGRTWLAHWALPLPNTYGSLWVNFHSPLVWDVFAISTYLTVSLVFWYVGLIPDLATIRDRAKLTLEKYPLLDTDTPEERREKRKKRRPIAAFIYGLLAFGWEGGAKVWARYEYVALILAGLSTPLVLSVHTIVSFDFATSLIPGWHTTIFPPYFVAGAIFSGFAMVQTLMLITRKVYKLEDYITITHIDYMNKIIILTGSIVGIAYVTEFFMAWYSGVEYERYAFLNRAFGPYWWAYWSMMTCNVISPQLFWFKKIRQSIAWSFFLSIVVNIGMWFERFVIIVTSLHRDFLPSSWAMFSPTLYDMGDYLFTFGIFFTCFFLFAKYLPVVNMAEVKTILNSSDIKAKAKATEYLKEGGVVAAASPMYDKGKDL, from the coding sequence ATGCAGGTAACATCGCCAATTCGTGAACCGTTGGTAACCGGTCACAAAACCATGCACGACATCACCGAGGACATTTGTCGTCGGGTGGAAGAGAAGCCCTCTAAAGCATGGTTGGCTGCCTTCGGTGTGTCGCTGATGATGCTTATAGTAGGCGGCTATGCTGCTGCCTCCACTTGGTGGTACGGCATCGGTATGTGGGGCTTGAACAAAACCGTCGGATGGGCTTGGGATATCACCAACTTCGTCTGGTGGGTAGGTATTGGTCACGCTGGTACGTTGATTTCCGCCATTTTGCTGCTGTTCCGTCAGAAATGGAGAACATCAATTAACCGTGCTGCCGAAGCCATGACCATCTTTGCCGTTATTTGTGCTGGTACTTTTATCTTGATGCACATGGGGCGCACATGGCTGGCACACTGGGCGCTTCCTTTGCCCAACACCTATGGTTCGTTGTGGGTGAACTTTCACTCACCGCTGGTGTGGGACGTGTTCGCCATCTCTACTTATTTGACCGTATCGTTGGTGTTCTGGTATGTGGGCTTGATTCCTGACTTAGCGACCATTCGTGACCGTGCCAAGTTGACTTTAGAAAAGTATCCTCTCTTGGATACCGATACACCCGAAGAGCGTCGTGAAAAACGCAAAAAACGCCGTCCTATTGCTGCCTTCATCTACGGCTTGTTGGCTTTCGGCTGGGAAGGCGGTGCCAAGGTGTGGGCGCGCTACGAATACGTTGCCTTGATTCTGGCAGGTCTTTCTACACCACTGGTGCTTTCTGTACACACCATCGTGAGTTTTGACTTCGCCACTTCGCTCATTCCCGGCTGGCATACTACCATCTTCCCGCCCTACTTCGTTGCAGGGGCTATCTTCTCGGGCTTTGCCATGGTGCAAACCCTGATGCTCATTACCCGCAAAGTGTATAAGCTCGAAGATTATATTACCATCACCCACATCGACTACATGAACAAGATTATCATCTTGACAGGCTCTATTGTGGGGATTGCCTACGTTACCGAGTTTTTCATGGCTTGGTATTCGGGTGTGGAATACGAGCGTTATGCTTTCTTGAACCGTGCTTTTGGTCCTTATTGGTGGGCTTACTGGTCGATGATGACCTGCAACGTGATTTCACCGCAATTGTTCTGGTTCAAGAAAATACGTCAGAGCATCGCTTGGTCTTTCTTCCTGTCTATCGTGGTGAATATCGGGATGTGGTTCGAGCGCTTTGTGATTATTGTTACCTCGCTGCACCGTGATTTCCTTCCCTCGAGCTGGGCTATGTTCTCCCCCACACTTTATGACATGGGTGACTACCTTTTCACTTTTGGCATCTTCTTTACTTGCTTCTTTTTGTTTGCCAAGTACCTGCCGGTTGTCAATATGGCAGAGGTGAAGACCATCTTGAATTCTTCGGATATCAAAGCTAAAGCGAAGGCTACCGAATATCTTAAAGAAGGAGGGGTCGTGGCAGCTGCTTCACCTATGTACGATAAAGGGAAAGACTTATAA
- a CDS encoding DUF3341 domain-containing protein, which produces MADTRLGHTKERFIVGIYDHEDKVVNAVKKLKNDGVKIYEVYSPHPIHHIDTYIGHPRTRIPIAAFLFGALGTLSAITLIIYTMGIDWPMIIGGKNFVAIPTMVPVTFELTVLISALGMVATFLVSNNMGPGKKEFMFDRRTTDDKYALVVDLDANTLGEEQIRDLMVKYGAETDPLPRIVER; this is translated from the coding sequence ATGGCAGATACTCGTTTAGGACATACCAAAGAGCGCTTCATAGTGGGCATTTATGACCACGAAGACAAAGTGGTGAATGCTGTGAAAAAACTGAAAAACGATGGGGTGAAAATATATGAGGTGTACTCGCCCCATCCCATTCACCACATCGACACCTACATAGGGCATCCGCGTACACGCATTCCTATCGCCGCTTTTTTGTTTGGTGCTTTGGGTACGCTCTCTGCAATTACGCTTATCATCTACACCATGGGTATTGATTGGCCCATGATTATCGGGGGTAAGAACTTTGTAGCCATTCCGACCATGGTGCCTGTTACTTTCGAATTGACAGTGCTCATTTCGGCATTGGGTATGGTAGCCACCTTCTTGGTGTCGAACAATATGGGACCCGGCAAGAAGGAATTTATGTTTGACCGTCGTACTACCGACGACAAATATGCGTTGGTAGTGGACTTAGATGCCAATACCTTAGGCGAAGAGCAAATCCGTGATTTGATGGTGAAGTATGGCGCAGAGACCGACCCACTTCCCCGTATTGTAGAACGTTAA
- a CDS encoding c-type cytochrome, with protein sequence MMRFKQYTMAVVAGLFVLTSCQRDYNDPGTEYAPNMYVSVPYEPLTQVEENKVTPDGANVLPPVPGTISRRNYSTKYVDEYGNEYDLGLMVYRTHPDSIEVAEKTLKNPLPATKQVIAEGKVLYERFCQPCHGAKGQGDGLVGEKYKGVANIAANKFNDGHIFHVITHGKGRMWPHASQLDPLERWKIVHYVHVLSGDLPESGIVPGQEESANGQSSDVAMAN encoded by the coding sequence ATGATGCGCTTCAAACAATATACTATGGCTGTGGTAGCCGGGCTGTTTGTGCTGACTTCTTGCCAGCGTGATTACAACGACCCCGGTACCGAATATGCTCCCAATATGTATGTGTCAGTTCCCTACGAGCCATTAACACAAGTAGAAGAAAATAAGGTGACTCCTGATGGTGCCAATGTGTTGCCGCCGGTACCCGGCACCATCTCACGCCGTAATTATTCTACAAAATACGTAGACGAATACGGCAATGAATATGACTTGGGTTTGATGGTGTATCGCACCCATCCCGACAGCATAGAAGTGGCTGAAAAGACACTGAAGAATCCTTTGCCTGCTACCAAGCAAGTAATTGCCGAAGGCAAGGTATTGTATGAGCGTTTTTGTCAGCCGTGTCATGGTGCCAAAGGGCAGGGTGATGGCTTGGTAGGGGAGAAGTACAAAGGGGTTGCCAACATAGCCGCTAACAAATTTAACGACGGGCATATCTTCCATGTGATTACTCATGGAAAAGGGCGCATGTGGCCCCATGCTTCTCAGCTCGACCCGCTGGAGCGTTGGAAAATCGTGCACTATGTGCATGTACTTTCCGGCGATTTGCCTGAAAGCGGTATAGTGCCTGGGCAAGAAGAATCTGCTAACGGGCAGTCTTCGGATGTAGCAATGGCTAACTAA
- a CDS encoding quinol:cytochrome C oxidoreductase: MAAEHTVTIDVNEKYTLTATMQRKIWLWLAVGLILFIAGAFWFVTGFGSEAAHGAGHAAAHGGGGGEHFNPMARVWANLWLNSVFFVGIAVAGVFFLATQYAAKAGWSAIIKRVPEAFGGFLPVGGVIMLVVYFLGHHDLFHWTHTGLYEKGGPEFDAIINGKAPFFYWPLSPEGGFPFFWLLRLVLYFALWFLVYTVIRKASLAEDQLQNRLDFRYYDKQVVWSIVFIVIFAVTSSTSAWDWLLSIDTHWFSTMFGWYVFASWFVSALATITLAVVYLKEQGYLKAVNENHLHDLGKFMFAFSIFWTYVWFCQFLLIYYANIPEETFYFKERLHGLGGVYSPVMIILALINFAFPFLFLMPRDSKRHPIFLKITAFAILVGHYLDFYLMVMPGTAKQYGGFGLMEIGAIILFASLFVWLFYRTLSKAPLIAKNHPMLEESLHHSI; this comes from the coding sequence ATGGCAGCAGAACACACTGTAACCATTGACGTAAACGAAAAATATACACTTACTGCCACTATGCAGAGAAAAATATGGCTGTGGCTGGCAGTAGGATTGATTCTCTTCATTGCCGGCGCTTTCTGGTTTGTGACCGGCTTTGGCAGTGAAGCTGCACACGGTGCGGGGCATGCCGCAGCACACGGCGGGGGTGGGGGCGAACACTTTAACCCCATGGCGCGTGTGTGGGCAAACTTGTGGCTCAACAGCGTCTTCTTTGTAGGTATTGCTGTAGCAGGTGTTTTCTTTTTGGCTACCCAGTATGCGGCAAAAGCCGGCTGGTCTGCTATTATCAAGCGAGTGCCTGAAGCTTTTGGAGGCTTTTTGCCGGTAGGGGGTGTCATTATGTTGGTGGTCTATTTCTTGGGGCACCACGATTTGTTCCACTGGACGCACACAGGACTTTACGAAAAAGGAGGTCCTGAGTTCGATGCCATTATCAACGGCAAGGCTCCTTTCTTCTATTGGCCTCTGTCGCCTGAAGGAGGCTTCCCCTTCTTTTGGTTGCTGCGTTTGGTGCTTTACTTCGCCCTCTGGTTTTTGGTTTACACCGTGATTCGTAAGGCTTCCTTGGCAGAAGACCAATTGCAGAACCGTCTCGACTTTCGTTACTACGATAAGCAGGTGGTGTGGTCTATTGTCTTCATTGTCATCTTTGCTGTTACTTCTTCTACTTCTGCATGGGACTGGTTGTTGAGTATCGATACCCACTGGTTTAGTACCATGTTTGGATGGTATGTATTTGCCAGCTGGTTTGTATCAGCTTTAGCTACTATCACCTTAGCGGTGGTTTATTTGAAAGAGCAGGGATACTTGAAAGCCGTCAACGAAAACCACCTGCACGACTTGGGTAAATTCATGTTTGCTTTTAGCATCTTCTGGACCTATGTTTGGTTTTGCCAGTTCTTGCTGATTTACTATGCCAACATACCTGAGGAAACATTCTACTTTAAGGAGCGTCTGCATGGTTTGGGGGGCGTTTATTCGCCAGTGATGATTATCTTGGCACTTATCAACTTTGCCTTCCCCTTCCTGTTCTTGATGCCGCGTGATTCAAAACGTCATCCTATCTTCTTGAAGATTACGGCTTTTGCTATCTTGGTTGGGCATTACTTGGATTTCTACCTAATGGTAATGCCAGGGACTGCCAAGCAGTATGGTGGCTTTGGCTTGATGGAAATTGGGGCTATCATTTTATTTGCCAGCTTGTTTGTGTGGTTGTTCTACCGTACCCTTTCCAAGGCGCCCTTGATAGCTAAGAACCACCCGATGTTGGAAGAATCATTGCATCATTCTATATAG